A region of Lycium barbarum isolate Lr01 chromosome 1, ASM1917538v2, whole genome shotgun sequence DNA encodes the following proteins:
- the LOC132613529 gene encoding uncharacterized protein LOC132613529, giving the protein MTVEPSTEYLYTLYDAGRRFIVNLDNKTCSCLMFQIDEIPCPHAWAVIKKKNLMAHDYCSELFKPHTVVKMYDVPVDPLPDKREWKIPTYKSEDVVLPSRYKRPPGRPKKKRDKPLFELLLGKKRHACSTCGQAGHNRRSCSNAPRTK; this is encoded by the exons ATGACG GTTGAACCATCAACCGAATATTTGTACACATTATATGATGCAGGAAGGCGTTTCATCGTTAACTTGGACAACAAAACTTGTAGTTGTCTGATGTTTCAAATAGACGAAATTCCATGCCCACATGCATGGGCTGTCATTAAGAAGAAAAATCTAATGGCTCATGATTACTGTTCCGAATTGTTCAAACCGCACACCGTAGTGAAGATGTATGATGTCCCCGTGGATCCTCTCCCTGACAAGCGGGAATGGAAGATTCCAACATACAAATCAGAGGATGTGGTTTTGCCATCAAGATACAAGAGACCTCCTGGTAGGCCGAAGAAAAAGCGTGATAAGCCGTTATTTGAATTGCTTCTTGGGAAAAAGAGACATGCTTGCAGTACTTGTGGACAGGCTGGACACAATAGACGATCTTGTAGTAATGCTCCTAGAACGAAGTAG